Proteins encoded by one window of Blautia luti:
- the srtB gene encoding class B sortase, which yields MSEKQPKKKKTAGDIVLTVVLIAAVCVFCYAGYNLFHIYTEYKKGTDEYNHIAQMAVTERDPDQKEAAGPEAGTLKAPMDIDFKALKSVNEDVVGWIYVEAVPSISYPIVHGTDNETYLHRTYEKNYNFAGTIFVDYENKGDFSDCNTLVYGHNMKNGSMFAQLKKFSQNSDIYNQSKYFWIFTPEKNYRYEIISAYTTGVNSDTYTLFKGPGEEFEKYLQKIQGYSDIKTDVGELTIKDKIVTLSTCTGNEATRYVVQGKRVDTLDVAQ from the coding sequence ATGTCAGAAAAACAGCCTAAAAAAAAGAAAACAGCAGGAGACATCGTGCTGACAGTCGTACTGATCGCGGCAGTCTGTGTATTCTGTTATGCAGGCTATAATCTGTTTCATATTTATACGGAGTACAAGAAAGGAACGGATGAATACAACCACATCGCCCAGATGGCAGTAACAGAACGTGACCCGGATCAGAAAGAAGCAGCAGGACCGGAAGCCGGAACGCTGAAAGCACCCATGGATATTGATTTCAAGGCACTGAAGAGTGTGAATGAAGATGTAGTAGGATGGATCTATGTGGAAGCTGTACCAAGTATCAGCTATCCTATCGTACATGGTACTGACAATGAGACCTATCTTCACAGAACCTATGAGAAGAACTATAATTTTGCAGGAACCATTTTCGTAGATTACGAGAACAAGGGAGATTTCAGTGACTGTAATACCCTGGTTTACGGGCATAACATGAAAAACGGCTCCATGTTCGCCCAGCTGAAGAAATTTTCCCAGAATAGTGATATCTACAACCAGAGCAAATATTTCTGGATCTTTACACCTGAGAAGAATTACAGATATGAGATCATTTCCGCTTATACCACAGGGGTAAATAGTGACACGTATACGCTGTTTAAAGGACCGGGAGAGGAATTTGAGAAATATCTGCAGAAGATCCAGGGTTATTCCGATATCAAAACGGACGTGGGAGAGCTTACCATTAAGGATAAGATCGTAACGTTATCCACCTGTACAGGAAATGAAGCTACCCGTTATGTAGTGCAGGGAAAAAGAGTGGATACTTTG
- a CDS encoding ATP-binding protein, with product MNIQEAKKEICNTLRAYLAKDEDGDYSYPMVRQRPILLIGPPGIGKTAIMEQAATECGVGLVSYTITHHTRQSAIGLPEIVKRSYGGKEMMVTDYTMSEIVASVYDCMDKTGKKEGILFIDEINCVSETLAPAMLALLQNKTFGSHKIPEGWVLVAAGNPPEYNKSVREFDIVTLDRVRKLEIQPDCDTWLKYAAQQNVHQAVISYLSMKKERFYSVENTVDGKFFVTARGWEDLSRLIQSYEKLGIEVSAGLAGEFLQKEETAEDFAGFYQLYMKYGEDYEIPAILRGELDPEVLKQKQHMAAGGGFEERFAVVNLILGTLRETAGEYARMDQQIEIMYDLLVHLREQVRKISQDTDGSSIIEKFIREQEKSLQVKKKMELLSIREQKSQETAIRRLKEYILTAKKEHLRSAQSGFERICRCFQEEPAAREKFIQSLQRELENAFSFVKESFGEDQEMLLLVTGITAVREMTTFIAENGCPAYFRYSGMLLYNKEEKDLRQACLDAMEEI from the coding sequence ATGAACATACAGGAAGCAAAAAAGGAAATCTGCAATACACTTCGCGCTTATCTGGCGAAGGATGAAGACGGGGATTATAGCTATCCCATGGTTCGTCAGAGACCTATCCTGCTGATCGGTCCTCCTGGAATCGGCAAAACTGCCATCATGGAGCAGGCAGCCACAGAGTGCGGCGTAGGGCTGGTATCTTATACCATTACCCATCATACCCGCCAGAGTGCCATCGGTCTGCCGGAAATCGTGAAGCGCAGTTATGGTGGAAAGGAAATGATGGTCACAGACTATACCATGAGTGAGATCGTAGCTTCAGTCTATGACTGTATGGATAAGACCGGGAAAAAAGAGGGAATCCTGTTTATCGATGAGATCAACTGTGTATCAGAAACCCTTGCTCCGGCTATGCTGGCACTCCTTCAGAATAAAACCTTCGGAAGCCATAAGATCCCGGAGGGATGGGTTTTGGTGGCAGCGGGAAATCCTCCGGAGTATAATAAATCTGTCAGGGAGTTTGACATCGTTACTCTGGACCGTGTCCGTAAACTGGAAATCCAGCCGGACTGCGACACATGGCTGAAATATGCTGCGCAGCAGAATGTGCACCAGGCGGTCATTTCCTATCTTTCCATGAAAAAAGAACGATTTTATTCGGTGGAGAATACGGTAGACGGAAAATTCTTCGTGACAGCCAGAGGATGGGAGGATCTTTCTCGGTTGATTCAGAGTTATGAGAAACTGGGGATTGAGGTCAGTGCAGGGCTGGCAGGGGAATTTCTTCAGAAAGAAGAGACTGCCGAAGACTTCGCAGGATTTTATCAGTTATATATGAAATATGGAGAAGATTATGAGATTCCCGCAATCCTGAGAGGAGAACTGGATCCTGAGGTGCTGAAACAGAAGCAGCACATGGCAGCAGGAGGCGGTTTCGAGGAACGGTTTGCAGTGGTGAACCTGATTCTGGGAACGCTGAGGGAAACAGCAGGAGAATATGCACGGATGGATCAGCAGATTGAAATCATGTACGATCTGCTGGTTCATCTGAGAGAACAGGTGAGAAAAATTTCTCAGGATACAGATGGAAGTTCCATTATTGAGAAATTTATCAGGGAGCAGGAGAAAAGCCTGCAGGTTAAGAAAAAGATGGAATTACTTTCCATCAGGGAACAAAAAAGTCAGGAAACAGCTATACGCAGATTAAAAGAATACATTCTGACAGCGAAGAAAGAACATTTGCGGTCTGCACAGAGCGGATTTGAGCGGATCTGCAGGTGTTTTCAGGAAGAGCCTGCAGCCAGGGAGAAATTCATACAGAGCCTGCAGAGAGAACTGGAGAATGCATTTTCCTTTGTGAAGGAGAGCTTCGGTGAGGATCAGGAGATGCTGCTTCTGGTGACCGGGATTACCGCAGTCAGGGAAATGACCACATTTATCGCCGAGAATGGGTGTCCGGCATATTTCCGGTACAGTGGAATGCTTTTATATAATAAAGAAGAAAAAGATTTAAGACAGGCCTGTCTGGATGCCATGGAGGAAATATGA